The genomic region GCCAAGCAGGACCTGCCCAATGCCCCGGTGGTACAAGGTCTCGACGGCCAACATATCCGCCTGCCGGGGTATATCGTGCCGCTGGAGGTCAGTGAGGAAGGTCGTACCACCGAGTTCCTGCTGGTGCCGTATTTCGGCGCATGCATTCATGTGCCGCCACCGCCGTCGAACCAGATCGTGCATGTCAAAAGCGAAGTCGGCGTGAAGCTCGATGAGCTGTATCAGCCGTACTGGATCGAAGGCGCGATGCAGGTCAAGCCGTCGTCAAGCGAGCTGGCCGACGCCGGTTACCAGATGGATGCCGAGAAGATTTACATGTATGAGCTGCAGGAGTAGCGCTGATCACCCTTTCA from Pseudomonas synxantha harbors:
- a CDS encoding DUF3299 domain-containing protein; protein product: MRRALFALLLLVSVPVWADEQPRDLSWQEMIPPDAPPEIPNMKPLHDLSNMADALSVEAAPAAKQDLPNAPVVQGLDGQHIRLPGYIVPLEVSEEGRTTEFLLVPYFGACIHVPPPPSNQIVHVKSEVGVKLDELYQPYWIEGAMQVKPSSSELADAGYQMDAEKIYMYELQE